In Amycolatopsis methanolica 239, a single genomic region encodes these proteins:
- a CDS encoding S53 family peptidase, translated as MRRALTVVAALALAGGVLVPGAAAQGRAVIPLSHPLWATPQAKVADSAPSAKLSFRVYLTMRDQAGADATARAVSDPSSSSFRRYLTPDQVRDRFAATDATLGAVRNWLSGSGFSIGEVPANRAYVEATGTTGQVEQAFGVDLARYRVDGQVLRAADRELSVPAALAGDVLGVIGVDQAGALMKPDTTDGSPADVPPSDGFRNAPPCSAYYREKIDTTDPAYRGQQRPYAPCGYTPAQLRSAYGLDKVRSDGSGTTVAIVDAFASPTLYTDAAEYARRNDPAHPLRRSQFAEKVFPANVDQEPPDQCDAAGWYGEQTLDVEAVHAMAPGAKVLYVGGSDCQDASLDEALNWIVAGHEADIISNSYGDAGEDIPAAEVRVWTQIAQQAAMEGIGVYFSSGDNGDEAARLGGPSADFPASDAWVTAVGGTSLAVGNDGRTLFETGWETGKSTLTGGTYGPAAYTSGSGGGTSVLFDEPFYQRGVVPDALAAQNQHGKAKGRVVPDISAVGDPNTGFLVGQTQTFPDGVYYDQYRIGGTSLSSPLLAGIMAVSDSLSGFHHGFVNPVIYRAGGTPAIKDVRHVDGAVMRVDYANSVDASGGLITSARELDWPGLTIHTTPGYDNVTGLGAPNGLAFLLLP; from the coding sequence ATGCGAAGAGCATTGACTGTTGTCGCGGCGCTGGCGCTGGCCGGTGGTGTGCTCGTTCCGGGCGCCGCCGCGCAGGGGCGCGCGGTGATCCCGCTGTCCCACCCGCTGTGGGCGACCCCGCAGGCCAAGGTCGCCGATTCCGCCCCGTCCGCGAAGCTCAGCTTCCGGGTGTACCTGACCATGCGCGACCAGGCCGGCGCGGACGCCACCGCCCGCGCCGTGTCCGACCCGTCCAGTTCGTCGTTCCGCCGGTACCTGACGCCGGACCAGGTGCGCGACCGGTTCGCCGCGACCGACGCGACGCTCGGCGCGGTGCGGAACTGGTTGTCCGGCAGCGGGTTCAGCATCGGCGAGGTCCCCGCCAACCGGGCCTACGTCGAGGCGACCGGCACCACCGGCCAGGTCGAGCAGGCGTTCGGCGTGGACCTGGCGCGCTACCGCGTCGACGGGCAGGTGCTGCGGGCCGCGGATCGCGAACTGTCGGTGCCGGCCGCGCTGGCCGGGGACGTGCTCGGCGTGATCGGCGTCGACCAAGCCGGCGCGCTGATGAAGCCGGACACCACGGACGGATCGCCCGCGGACGTGCCGCCGTCGGACGGTTTCCGCAACGCCCCGCCGTGCAGCGCGTACTACCGCGAGAAGATCGACACCACCGACCCGGCGTACCGCGGGCAGCAGCGGCCGTACGCGCCGTGTGGCTACACGCCCGCGCAGCTGCGGTCGGCCTACGGGCTGGACAAGGTCCGCTCCGACGGCAGCGGCACCACGGTGGCCATTGTGGACGCCTTCGCCTCCCCCACGCTGTACACCGACGCCGCCGAGTACGCCAGGCGGAACGATCCGGCGCACCCGCTGCGGCGGTCCCAGTTCGCGGAGAAGGTGTTCCCCGCCAACGTCGACCAGGAGCCGCCGGACCAGTGCGACGCGGCAGGCTGGTACGGCGAGCAGACGCTGGACGTCGAGGCCGTGCACGCGATGGCGCCCGGCGCGAAGGTCCTGTACGTCGGCGGGTCCGACTGCCAGGACGCCTCGCTCGACGAGGCCCTGAACTGGATCGTCGCCGGGCACGAGGCGGACATCATCTCCAACTCCTACGGCGACGCGGGCGAGGACATTCCGGCCGCCGAGGTGCGGGTGTGGACGCAGATCGCGCAGCAGGCGGCGATGGAGGGCATCGGCGTCTACTTCTCCTCCGGCGACAACGGTGACGAGGCCGCCCGGCTGGGCGGCCCGTCGGCGGACTTCCCGGCGTCGGACGCGTGGGTGACCGCGGTCGGCGGGACGAGCCTCGCGGTCGGCAACGACGGCCGGACGCTGTTCGAAACCGGCTGGGAGACCGGCAAGAGCACGCTGACCGGCGGGACGTACGGCCCCGCCGCGTACACGTCCGGTTCCGGCGGCGGCACCAGCGTGCTGTTCGACGAGCCGTTCTACCAGCGGGGTGTCGTGCCGGACGCGCTCGCGGCGCAGAACCAGCACGGCAAGGCGAAGGGCCGCGTGGTGCCCGACATCTCCGCGGTGGGCGACCCGAACACCGGTTTCCTGGTCGGGCAGACGCAGACCTTCCCCGACGGCGTGTACTACGACCAGTACCGGATCGGCGGCACCAGCCTGTCGTCGCCGCTGCTGGCCGGGATCATGGCGGTGTCGGACAGCCTGTCCGGGTTCCACCACGGGTTCGTCAACCCGGTCATCTACCGGGCGGGCGGCACGCCGGCGATCAAGGACGTGCGCCACGTGGACGGCGCGGTGATGCGGGTCGACTACGCCAACTCGGTGGACGCGAGCGGCGGCCTGATCACCTCGGCGCGTGAGCTGGACTGGCCGGGCCTGACCATCCACACGACGCCCGGGTACGACAACGTGACCGGGCTGGGCGCGCCGAACGGCCTGGCGTTCCTGCTCCTGCCCTAG
- a CDS encoding response regulator, which yields MTATVLVVDDHPVVRDGVTLLLRAEPSLKLIGSAESGRVALLRVGELRPDLILLDLRLPDMLAPEVIAGLRQVHPAGRIVVFTAHGDHQGLLAALDAGANGCLLKDVAGTDLVSALRRVLRGERVVDPRILPDHSSRSDALARSGLTRREYEVLRLAAQGQTNPEIAETTGLTRNTVKTYLQSALHKLGARNRVEAIGKASEAGLL from the coding sequence ATGACGGCGACGGTGCTGGTGGTCGACGACCATCCCGTGGTCCGCGACGGGGTCACCCTGCTGCTGCGGGCCGAGCCGTCGCTGAAGCTGATCGGCAGCGCGGAGTCCGGGCGGGTGGCGTTGCTGCGGGTCGGCGAGCTGCGGCCCGACCTGATCCTGCTCGACCTGCGGCTGCCGGACATGCTGGCGCCGGAGGTGATCGCCGGGCTCCGCCAGGTGCACCCCGCGGGGCGCATCGTGGTGTTCACCGCGCACGGCGACCACCAGGGGCTGCTGGCCGCGCTCGACGCGGGCGCCAACGGGTGCCTGTTGAAGGACGTGGCGGGCACCGACCTGGTGTCCGCGCTGCGGCGGGTGCTGCGCGGGGAGCGCGTGGTCGACCCGCGGATCCTGCCGGACCACTCGTCGCGCTCGGACGCGCTGGCGCGCAGCGGCCTGACCCGGCGGGAGTACGAGGTCCTGCGGCTGGCCGCGCAGGGCCAGACGAACCCGGAGATCGCGGAGACGACCGGGCTGACGCGGAACACGGTGAAGACGTACCTGCAGTCCGCGCTGCACAAGCTCGGGGCGCGCAACCGCGTGGAGGCGATCGGGAAGGCGTCCGAGGCCGGGCTGCTGTGA
- a CDS encoding GAF domain-containing sensor histidine kinase, whose protein sequence is MCDRGRVTAEQRVAADRAVEHSNVLDELLREREGLLGTLDRVIALQGTAHLIRESLGVHAAFVGELERPGTAVIRWMAGNRTDAIQNLVVPTGQGVGGRVLASGKPVKVSDYLRAPTITHQFDAQVAGEGLAALLTVPIISRVRGKPETLAIAYAAMREPADFGDDAVRRLEGIADQAAFALKLAGVAESDRADAISAERRRMQSALHDSVGALLFSIGVQVRNLHQDVAGDPVLEGRLCRLEGDVSAASRALRESLLSLSESTPERALPVELAEHCRSFEARCGLPARFVQLAPVRPLDAERTSLLVCAVREGLLNVEKHARACSVVVSLGPSGGGVQVVVADDGSGEDAEDSPGTGMGLRSLAERAARLGGRVSLVRDEDGGCTLRAWVPEVP, encoded by the coding sequence ATGTGCGATCGTGGGCGCGTGACCGCAGAGCAGCGCGTCGCCGCGGATCGTGCCGTCGAGCACAGCAACGTGCTCGACGAACTGCTGCGCGAGCGCGAAGGTCTGCTCGGGACCCTCGACCGGGTGATAGCCCTGCAGGGCACGGCGCACCTCATCCGGGAGTCACTGGGCGTGCACGCCGCGTTCGTGGGTGAGCTGGAGCGACCCGGCACGGCCGTCATCCGGTGGATGGCCGGGAACCGCACCGACGCGATCCAGAACCTCGTGGTGCCCACCGGCCAGGGCGTCGGCGGCCGGGTACTAGCGTCCGGCAAACCGGTGAAGGTGTCGGACTACCTGCGGGCGCCGACCATCACGCACCAGTTCGACGCGCAGGTCGCGGGCGAGGGGCTCGCCGCGTTGCTGACCGTTCCGATCATCAGCCGGGTGCGTGGCAAACCGGAGACGCTGGCCATCGCCTACGCCGCGATGCGCGAGCCCGCCGACTTCGGCGACGACGCGGTGCGGCGGCTGGAGGGCATCGCCGACCAGGCCGCGTTCGCGCTCAAACTGGCCGGCGTCGCCGAGTCCGACCGTGCCGACGCGATCTCCGCCGAGCGGCGCCGGATGCAGAGCGCGCTGCACGATTCGGTCGGGGCCCTGCTGTTCTCGATCGGCGTGCAGGTGCGGAACCTGCACCAGGACGTGGCAGGCGACCCGGTGCTGGAGGGCCGGCTGTGCCGCCTGGAAGGCGACGTGTCGGCGGCGTCGCGGGCGCTGCGGGAGTCGTTGCTGTCGCTGTCGGAGTCCACGCCGGAACGGGCGCTGCCGGTCGAGCTGGCCGAGCACTGCCGCTCGTTCGAGGCGCGCTGCGGGCTGCCGGCCCGGTTCGTGCAGCTCGCGCCCGTGCGGCCACTGGACGCCGAGCGCACGTCGTTGCTGGTGTGCGCGGTGCGGGAGGGGCTGCTCAACGTCGAGAAGCACGCGCGTGCCTGCTCGGTCGTGGTGAGCCTCGGGCCGAGCGGGGGAGGCGTGCAGGTCGTGGTCGCCGACGACGGCAGCGGCGAGGACGCCGAGGACTCGCCCGGCACCGGGATGGGCCTGCGCTCGCTGGCGGAGCGGGCCGCGCGGCTGGGCGGGCGGGTGAGCCTGGTCCGCGACGAGGACGGCGGCTGCACACTGCGGGCCTGGGTGCCCGAAGTGCCATGA
- a CDS encoding ABC transporter ATP-binding protein, with protein sequence MLNVRDLHVRYGRSVAALHGVDLAVPDDGVLAVLGSNGAGKSTLLRTISGTLKLHRGVVTRGEVRLGETRIDRLDPAAIVRLGVVGVPEGRQIFTRMSVDENLRAGGIAVSPERRAKARKRVHELFPVLGERARQRAGLLSGGEQQMLAIGRALMSTPQVLLLDEPSLGLAPKVVEQISGIIREIHAQGTSVVLVEQNAVMALNVADHAVVLEVGTVALAGPSDELSRSEDVQRLYLGGHAETQVAEAAAGPRKHFLSRWGG encoded by the coding sequence GTGTTGAACGTCCGAGACCTGCACGTCCGCTACGGCCGCTCGGTCGCCGCACTCCACGGCGTCGACCTGGCGGTACCCGACGACGGGGTCCTCGCCGTACTGGGCAGCAACGGCGCGGGCAAGTCCACGCTGCTCCGGACGATCTCCGGCACGCTCAAGCTGCACCGCGGCGTCGTCACGCGCGGTGAGGTCCGGCTCGGCGAAACGCGGATCGACCGGCTCGACCCGGCGGCCATCGTGCGGCTTGGTGTGGTCGGCGTGCCGGAAGGCCGTCAGATCTTCACCCGCATGTCCGTCGACGAGAACCTGCGCGCCGGTGGCATCGCCGTGTCGCCGGAGCGGCGGGCCAAGGCCCGCAAACGCGTGCACGAGCTGTTTCCCGTGCTGGGCGAGCGCGCCCGGCAGCGCGCCGGGCTGCTCTCCGGCGGCGAGCAGCAGATGCTCGCGATCGGACGGGCGCTGATGTCCACACCGCAGGTGCTGCTGCTCGACGAGCCGTCGCTCGGCCTGGCACCGAAGGTGGTCGAGCAGATCAGCGGCATCATCCGCGAGATCCACGCACAGGGCACCTCGGTGGTGCTGGTCGAGCAGAACGCGGTGATGGCGCTGAACGTCGCCGACCACGCCGTCGTGCTGGAGGTCGGCACCGTCGCGCTCGCCGGCCCCTCCGACGAGCTGTCCCGCAGCGAGGACGTCCAGCGCCTGTACCTGGGCGGGCACGCGGAAACCCAGGTCGCGGAGGCTGCGGCCGGTCCGCGCAAGCATTTCCTGTCGAGGTGGGGCGGATGA
- a CDS encoding ABC transporter ATP-binding protein, whose protein sequence is MIPELRVEHLTLRFGGLTALDDVSFTVAPGSLHALIGPNGAGKSSCFNVISGLYRASEGRVLLGDKELTGMRPHKMAKLGIGRAFQNAALSPGSTVLDNVMLGRHALTRGGFLECALRAPWTVRAARKHTERAKEICDFLGIGRLLHTPVAALPYGEVKRVDIARALAVEPVLLLLDEPAAGMNAAETADLAATIHDVRDELGISILLVEHDMGLVMGIADRVTVLDFGRCIADGPPAEVQRNPEVIKAYLGTEAA, encoded by the coding sequence ATGATCCCGGAACTGCGCGTCGAGCACCTCACGCTCCGCTTCGGCGGGCTGACCGCGCTGGACGACGTCTCCTTCACCGTGGCGCCCGGTTCGCTGCACGCCCTCATCGGGCCCAACGGCGCCGGGAAGTCCAGCTGCTTCAACGTGATCAGCGGCCTCTACCGCGCCAGCGAGGGCCGCGTGCTGCTCGGCGACAAGGAGCTGACCGGCATGCGGCCGCACAAGATGGCGAAGCTCGGCATCGGCCGGGCCTTCCAGAACGCGGCGCTCTCGCCGGGGTCGACCGTGCTGGACAACGTGATGCTCGGCAGGCACGCCCTCACCCGCGGCGGGTTCCTGGAGTGCGCCCTGCGCGCGCCGTGGACGGTGCGGGCCGCGCGCAAGCACACCGAACGGGCCAAGGAGATCTGCGACTTCCTCGGCATCGGCAGGCTGCTGCACACGCCGGTCGCCGCGCTGCCCTACGGCGAGGTCAAGCGCGTGGACATCGCCCGCGCGCTGGCCGTGGAACCGGTGCTGCTCCTGCTGGACGAGCCCGCTGCGGGCATGAACGCGGCGGAGACCGCCGACCTGGCGGCCACGATCCACGACGTGCGCGACGAGCTGGGCATCTCGATCCTGCTGGTCGAGCACGACATGGGCTTGGTGATGGGCATCGCCGACCGGGTCACGGTGCTCGACTTCGGCCGCTGCATCGCCGACGGCCCGCCTGCCGAGGTGCAGCGGAACCCGGAAGTGATCAAGGCGTACCTGGGAACGGAGGCCGCGTAG
- a CDS encoding branched-chain amino acid ABC transporter permease: METFLQLVVNGLGKGAVYALLALGFVIIFKATEVINFAHGSLVLFGGYLVVVTRESLGWVGASLVGIAGAGLLAVVIERLLLSRSKLADPHSLALLTIGVDVIVVEELVRRLGVGIPFLGEAWDAKPIQVGGITLFRTHLVAMLVAAVLITAFYLAFKFSNWGVAMRAQAENREAAALMGIRSRGVTMTAWLVAGMLAGVAVLFLATQDFSGAGLSRGTHAIALAAFPAAILGGLDSTVGAVVGGLVVGLVEALSAQYISFDFSKSAVFLVMLLVLVIRPSGLFGTREITRV, translated from the coding sequence ATGGAGACGTTCCTGCAACTGGTGGTGAACGGCCTCGGCAAGGGCGCGGTGTACGCGCTCCTGGCGCTGGGGTTCGTGATCATCTTCAAGGCCACCGAGGTGATCAACTTCGCGCACGGCTCGCTGGTGCTGTTCGGCGGCTACCTGGTCGTGGTGACCAGGGAGTCGCTGGGCTGGGTCGGCGCCTCGCTGGTCGGCATCGCCGGCGCCGGCCTGCTCGCGGTGGTCATCGAGCGGCTCCTGCTGTCCCGCTCGAAGCTGGCCGATCCGCACAGCCTGGCGCTGCTCACGATCGGCGTGGACGTGATCGTCGTCGAGGAGCTCGTGCGGCGCCTCGGCGTCGGCATCCCGTTCCTCGGCGAGGCATGGGACGCGAAACCGATCCAGGTCGGTGGCATCACGTTGTTCCGCACGCACCTCGTCGCGATGCTCGTCGCCGCGGTCCTGATCACCGCGTTCTACCTCGCGTTCAAGTTCTCCAACTGGGGCGTCGCGATGCGGGCCCAGGCGGAGAACCGGGAGGCGGCCGCACTGATGGGCATCCGCAGCCGCGGGGTCACCATGACCGCTTGGCTGGTCGCCGGCATGCTCGCCGGGGTCGCCGTGCTGTTCCTCGCCACGCAGGACTTCTCCGGCGCGGGCCTGTCCCGCGGCACGCACGCGATCGCGCTGGCCGCGTTCCCCGCCGCCATCCTCGGCGGGCTGGACTCGACCGTGGGCGCCGTCGTGGGCGGGCTGGTGGTCGGCCTGGTCGAGGCGCTGTCCGCGCAGTACATCTCGTTCGACTTCTCCAAGAGCGCGGTGTTCCTGGTGATGCTGCTGGTCCTGGTGATCCGGCCGTCCGGGCTGTTCGGAACGAGGGAGATCACCCGTGTCTGA
- a CDS encoding branched-chain amino acid ABC transporter permease translates to MSELATRATVTSASAKAPAKPVRWLRLAAWLALLALLLVLPLYLGAEWLKAGQWMMTGAVGSIGLTMLVGQAGQLSLAHAFFLLMGGTTYTVLASGTEDGRVIGFELNPLFSMVSAIVVTALLGLAFAPVSGRLRGIYLGVASLSLVFIGLYFGQSADRLTGGTSTGRTPAPFELFGITFDNSGGLVVLGVPFRQAEKMWYLYLALTVIAFVLARGAVNSRVGRSWRAVRDHEASAAAMGVSVARAKAGAFAVSSAYAGLAGVMTVLWFDILKPDENEFGTYGINVSIAYLAMVIIGGLGSIGGALVGALIVFGLPQVLSLYSTQLGIFTGSGEGAFTPILVSTFVYGAAIILVVLFEPGGLAAIGRRITGGLHRERKKEGTSR, encoded by the coding sequence GTGTCTGAACTCGCGACGCGGGCGACGGTCACCTCGGCGTCCGCGAAGGCCCCGGCGAAGCCCGTGCGCTGGCTGCGGCTGGCGGCGTGGCTGGCGTTGCTCGCCCTGCTGCTGGTGCTGCCGCTGTACCTCGGCGCGGAGTGGCTCAAGGCGGGCCAGTGGATGATGACCGGCGCGGTCGGCTCGATCGGGCTGACCATGCTGGTGGGCCAGGCCGGCCAGTTGTCGCTGGCGCACGCGTTCTTCCTGCTCATGGGCGGCACCACCTACACCGTGCTGGCCAGCGGCACCGAGGACGGCCGGGTCATCGGCTTCGAGCTGAACCCGCTGTTCTCGATGGTCTCGGCGATCGTCGTGACCGCCCTGCTCGGCTTGGCGTTCGCGCCGGTGTCCGGACGGCTGCGCGGCATCTACCTCGGGGTGGCGTCGCTGTCGCTGGTGTTCATCGGGCTCTACTTCGGGCAGTCGGCGGACCGGCTGACCGGCGGCACGTCCACCGGCCGCACCCCGGCGCCGTTCGAGCTGTTCGGGATCACCTTCGACAACTCCGGCGGGCTCGTGGTGCTCGGCGTTCCGTTCCGGCAGGCCGAGAAGATGTGGTACCTCTACCTGGCCCTGACGGTGATCGCGTTCGTGCTGGCGCGCGGCGCGGTGAACAGCCGGGTCGGCCGGTCCTGGCGCGCGGTGCGCGACCACGAGGCCTCCGCCGCCGCGATGGGTGTCAGCGTCGCCCGCGCGAAGGCCGGGGCGTTCGCCGTGTCCTCCGCCTACGCCGGGCTGGCCGGTGTGATGACCGTGCTGTGGTTCGACATCCTGAAGCCGGACGAGAACGAGTTCGGCACCTACGGCATCAACGTCTCCATCGCCTACCTGGCGATGGTCATCATCGGCGGCCTCGGCTCGATCGGAGGCGCGCTGGTCGGCGCGCTCATCGTGTTCGGCCTGCCGCAGGTGTTGTCGCTCTACTCGACGCAGCTGGGGATCTTCACCGGGAGCGGCGAGGGCGCGTTCACCCCGATCCTCGTCAGCACCTTCGTCTACGGCGCCGCGATCATCCTCGTCGTGCTCTTCGAGCCGGGCGGGCTCGCGGCGATCGGACGCCGGATCACCGGCGGCCTGCACAGGGAACGGAAGAAGGAAGGAACGTCCCGATGA
- a CDS encoding ABC transporter substrate-binding protein: MKRRLSLVLAAMLVIAACGTKAGDQGSSGSDASGVKTDLGVTANELTLGVMTDMTGPFKNLSIGITHGNQLWVNDFNAAGGVCGRQVKLEVVDHAYKADTAKTLYPQLEPKVLGFVQVVGSPIMAALKQNIKSDKVTTTPASWSSELLDNPYVMIVGTTYDVEMIDGMSYLQEQGMIKDGDTVGHIYIDGEYGANGLRGSRYYAQKHGLNLREVKITSSDNDLTNIVTGLRGEGVKAIMLTTTPAQTGSVAAANKALGLNVPLLGNNPTFDPVLLNSPAANALDRLYVVASSVPVAADVPKAKEVLSKYKAAKFPEPPNAGVPYGYAVAEVWGSVLKKACDNKDLTRDGILTALQQTTSADTGDLVAALDFSKPGAPPTREVYVAQPDASVEGGIKYVKPLFEAPDAKDYVAPHQK; encoded by the coding sequence ATGAAGCGACGGCTTTCCCTGGTCCTCGCGGCGATGCTGGTCATCGCCGCGTGCGGCACCAAGGCGGGCGATCAGGGATCGTCCGGTTCGGACGCCTCCGGCGTCAAGACCGATCTCGGCGTCACCGCCAACGAGCTCACCCTCGGCGTCATGACCGACATGACGGGCCCGTTCAAGAACCTCTCGATCGGCATCACGCACGGCAACCAGTTGTGGGTCAACGACTTCAACGCGGCGGGCGGCGTGTGCGGGCGGCAGGTCAAACTGGAGGTCGTCGACCACGCCTACAAGGCCGACACCGCGAAGACCCTGTACCCGCAGCTGGAGCCGAAGGTGCTCGGCTTCGTGCAGGTCGTCGGGTCGCCGATCATGGCGGCGCTGAAGCAGAACATCAAGTCCGACAAGGTGACCACGACCCCGGCGTCCTGGTCGTCGGAGCTGCTGGACAACCCGTACGTGATGATCGTCGGCACCACCTACGACGTCGAGATGATCGACGGCATGTCCTACCTGCAGGAACAGGGCATGATCAAGGACGGCGACACGGTCGGGCACATCTACATCGACGGCGAGTACGGCGCGAACGGCCTGCGCGGCTCCCGCTACTACGCGCAGAAGCACGGCTTGAACCTGCGCGAGGTCAAGATCACCTCGTCGGACAACGACCTGACCAACATCGTCACCGGCCTGCGTGGCGAGGGCGTCAAGGCGATCATGCTGACCACCACGCCCGCGCAGACCGGTTCGGTGGCCGCGGCGAACAAGGCGCTCGGGCTGAACGTGCCGCTGCTGGGCAACAACCCGACGTTCGACCCGGTGCTGCTGAACAGCCCCGCCGCGAACGCGCTGGACCGGCTGTACGTCGTCGCGAGCAGCGTGCCGGTGGCCGCGGACGTGCCCAAGGCGAAGGAAGTGCTGTCGAAGTACAAGGCCGCGAAGTTCCCGGAGCCGCCGAACGCCGGTGTCCCGTACGGCTACGCGGTGGCCGAGGTGTGGGGTTCGGTGCTGAAGAAGGCCTGCGACAACAAGGACCTGACCCGCGACGGCATCCTCACCGCGCTGCAGCAGACGACCTCGGCCGACACCGGTGATCTGGTCGCGGCGCTGGACTTCTCGAAGCCCGGTGCGCCGCCGACCCGCGAGGTCTACGTGGCGCAGCCCGACGCGAGCGTCGAGGGCGGCATCAAGTACGTGAAGCCGCTGTTCGAGGCCCCGGACGCCAAGGACTACGTGGCGCCGCACCAGAAGTGA
- a CDS encoding FtsX-like permease family protein has product MVVLISVFMAIALTNNLVAALGRRPEEFTTMSLIGSTSWQSRGMLLREIVAATLVSVIAAGIGALVCVIPFAIVKTGSPAAAFAAGPYLLSIVLGAVIALGVTTVAGNRVVRTAAVH; this is encoded by the coding sequence GTGGTGGTCCTGATCTCGGTGTTCATGGCGATCGCGCTGACCAACAACCTGGTGGCGGCGCTGGGCAGGCGGCCGGAGGAGTTCACGACCATGTCGCTGATCGGGTCGACCTCCTGGCAGAGCCGCGGGATGCTGCTGCGCGAGATCGTCGCCGCGACGCTCGTCAGCGTGATCGCGGCCGGGATCGGCGCGCTGGTGTGCGTCATCCCGTTCGCCATCGTCAAGACGGGCAGCCCCGCGGCGGCGTTCGCCGCCGGGCCGTACCTGCTGAGCATCGTGCTCGGCGCGGTGATCGCGCTCGGGGTCACCACGGTCGCGGGCAACCGCGTGGTCCGCACGGCCGCGGTGCACTGA
- a CDS encoding ABC transporter ATP-binding protein, producing the protein MLRGRAADPDRGHGRARRVSPAGLDETKLAELRRRRADFVFQAFNLLPALTAEENVEMPLRLDGRKPDPRRTAALLERVGLGNRGAHRPDQLSGGQKQRVAVARALITDPEVVFADEPTGALDIRCAREVLSLLRGLADQGQTIIMVTHDPVAASFSDRVLFLADGLIVDQMARPAAVAVANRMATLVESAERAAAMGVN; encoded by the coding sequence TTGCTGCGCGGCCGGGCTGCGGACCCCGACCGCGGGCACGGCCGAGCTCGACGGGTGAGTCCCGCCGGGCTCGACGAGACGAAGCTGGCCGAGCTGCGCCGCCGTCGTGCCGACTTCGTGTTCCAGGCGTTCAACCTGCTGCCGGCGCTGACCGCCGAGGAGAACGTCGAAATGCCGCTGCGGCTGGACGGCCGCAAGCCCGACCCGCGCCGGACCGCCGCGCTGCTCGAGCGCGTCGGGCTGGGCAACCGCGGCGCCCATCGGCCGGACCAGCTCTCCGGCGGTCAGAAGCAGCGCGTCGCGGTGGCGCGGGCCCTGATCACGGACCCGGAGGTCGTCTTCGCCGACGAGCCGACGGGCGCGCTGGACATCCGCTGCGCCCGCGAGGTCCTGAGCCTGCTGCGCGGGCTCGCCGACCAGGGTCAGACGATCATCATGGTGACGCACGACCCGGTCGCGGCGTCCTTTTCGGACCGGGTGCTGTTCCTGGCCGACGGCCTGATCGTCGACCAGATGGCCCGCCCGGCGGCGGTCGCGGTCGCCAACCGCATGGCGACCCTGGTCGAGTCGGCCGAGCGGGCCGCCGCGATGGGGGTGAACTGA
- a CDS encoding TetR family transcriptional regulator C-terminal domain-containing protein, translating to MQANRQLWFVNFEGVAYPQHDEKIRGMNARGQQAARTALAQAFARLGPDADPDRVRIVGSHYYSLLVGVALQWLTDPDNAPTAAEIVAADQGARV from the coding sequence ATCCAGGCCAACCGGCAGCTGTGGTTCGTGAACTTCGAGGGTGTCGCCTACCCGCAGCACGACGAGAAGATCCGCGGGATGAACGCGCGGGGCCAGCAGGCCGCGCGCACGGCGCTCGCGCAGGCGTTCGCCAGGCTCGGGCCGGACGCGGACCCAGACCGGGTGCGGATCGTCGGCTCGCACTACTACTCGCTGCTGGTCGGGGTCGCGCTGCAATGGCTCACCGATCCGGACAACGCGCCGACCGCGGCGGAGATCGTCGCGGCGGACCAGGGCGCGCGGGTCTGA